The Candidatus Thiothrix anitrata genome includes the window GTCTTGCGCAGAAATTCCTGCGTGAAGAAACCCCGCTGGTGCGTCGTGCCGTCGGTTTGCCACAACAGGCGGACGCGGCGCAGTTGTTCCAGCAATTACGCACCCAACTGTGGAATGAGCGCGTCGCTTAACGCACGTCTTAATTTACCCCTAGTACCGCTGCGCTGGGTGTCAACACCTCCGGCGGTACAGCTCAACGCCCGGTGGTTTTATTGGTCAGCACCAAACCCGCAGCGACCAGTAGCATCCCCAGTGCATGGTAAAGCTGTAAGTGTTCCCCCAATAACAACGTCGCCAGCAAAATCCCAAACACTGGCATCAAATGGCTGAACTGCCCGGTACGGTTTACCCCCAGTTTTTGCGTCGCATGATTCCAAAACATATACGATAATAGCGACGGAAACACCGCCACATACGCAATACTCGCTAGGCTTACCGCTGTCACTGGCATGGTTTGAAACGTCACACTTTCATACACATACAGCGGCAAAATTGCCAACGCTCCCAAGGTAATCGAAAACCCTAGAATCGGCATTCCCTTCAAACCTTGCGGCAACTTGCGCAATAACACCGTGTACAACGACCAATCCAGCGTTGCCAACACAATCCACATATCGCCGCGATTGAACGCTAACTGCTGTAAAACCTGCCAATCCGCTTTGGTAATAATCACCGACACGCCGACCAACGAAACGCCAATCCCCGCCCATTGCGCCAGTGTACTCTTTTCATGCAGCACCAATCCCGCCAGCAAAATCATCGTGATTGGCGTAACCGATTGCAGCAACACCCCATTCGTTGCGGTCGTCGTCTGCAACCCGACATACACCAAGCTGTTGAACCCTGCGATCCCCAACACCGCTAACGCCAGTACCAAACGCCAATGTTTCCGCGCCAACGGCAACGCCGCACGCATCGAACCCCACGCAAACGGTAGTAAAATCAACGCCGCCACCGCCCAACGCCAAAACGACAAGCCCAACGGCGGCACATCCGCATGGATAGCCCGCGCTAAATTAAAATTACCCGCCCAGAACAAAATGGTCAGTACCAGCAGCAAGTAAGGGGAAAACCGATCAAGAAAAGAATGTTGCATCGCCGCAGTATAGCCTTATCGCACTTGTGCCGTAATCTGCAACGGAGCGTTTTGATCTTCCGGCTGAGGTGATAGGATTAGCACTCCTGATCAGAGGCTAATTCTTCCCCATGTCGAACAATCAACGCTTATTTCATCCGCGTTCACTCAGCAAGGCACTGGCTGCCAACAACCCGCTGAAGGATGAGCAAATTCCTCCCGCAGCGCGAAAAGTGTTGGAGGAATGGCATGCTATGATTACCGACGGCTTGATCTATAAACAGAATGAGAAAAAGCTTCAGCCGGAGTTTTTCCGCGATTTGTGCGGAGCAGTGTTGGGTTACAAAAGCTTCAGTCAGAAAGACAAGAAAACCGGGCAGTGGACATTCGGGGCAGAGGAAAGCAGTGGTCGTGGGTTTGCGGATTTTTGCTTTGGTACATTTTCCGAGAAAAACAAACAGCGGCTTGCACCGTTTGAATTGAAAGACCCGCGCACCAGCAATATGGATATTCCCATGCTGGGGCGCAAACTTTCTACCGTTGCCCAAGCCGCGCAATACGCGGAAAACAGCAAGGGCGAAGCGCGTTGGTATTTGGTGTCCAACTGCATCGAAATCCGCCTCTATAAATTCCCGCACTCCAATTACATCTATGAAAGTTGGCAGATTGTTGATCTTATCAAGCCTGAGGAATATGCGCGTTTCGTGTTGTTGTTGGGGGCAAAAAACTTGCTATCCGGCGCGACTGAAAAGCTATTCGAGCAAAGCCAGCAAGCAGAAAAAGACATTACCAACGCGCTGTATGCCGATTACCGCGAGATTCGGGTGAAGTTAATCAATGGCATGAAGCGTGAAAACGGGCGTTTCAGCCGTCAAAGCATGGTGGCACGGGCGCAAACCTTGCTGGATCGGGTGCTGTTTATTGCGTTTGCGGAAGATCGCGGTTTGCTGCCAGCCAATACCTTGGCGACGTATATTCTGGCAAAAGACAGTTTAATGAGCGGGTGGGAACGGTTGAAGTTGCTGTTCAAATCGGTGAATGACGGCAACCCTAAGCGCGATATTCCGCGTTATAACGGCGATTTGTTTAAGCCCGATACGGAGCTGGAGGCGTTAAATATCAGTGATGGTTTGCTGCATGAGCTGCAACGGCTGTGGGTGTATGACTTTGATTCTGATGTCAATGTGACGATTTTAGGGCATATTTTCGAGCAATCCATCGCTGATCTTGACCAGATTTACGAGTCGCTGGATGAGCAAACCGACCTCGAATTGACCCAGCAAAAACACGGCACGAGCGGTAAGCGTAAGCAGGATGGCGTGGTGTATACGCCGGATTTCATTACCGCGTGGATTGTGGAACACACGCTGGGCGCGTACCTTGGCAAGTGCAAAGCAGCGATTGCGGCAGAGGCGGATTCGTTGACGTGGTGGGCGGCGTATCGGCAAACCTTGGCAACCACGCGCATCCTTGATCCGGCGTGTGGTAGTGGCGCGTTTTTGGTGGCGGCACTGAATTATTTGAAGTTGGAATACCAACAAGTTAACCAACGGCTGACAGAATTGGGTGAACCCAGCGAGTTGGTCAGTAAGGAACTTAACCACGACATTTTGCACAACAACCTGTTTGGGGTGGACATTAACCCTGAATCGGTGGAAATTGCACGGCTATCCTTGCATTTGGCGACGGCGGAAAAGGGCAAACCGTTGACTTCGTTGCGCGAGAATATCCGCCAAGGCAATAGCGTGGTGGAGGATAAAACCGTGGATAAACGCGCCTTCCATTGGTTTGGGCGATTCAAGGAATTTGACGTGATTCTGGGCAATCCGCCGTATGTGCGGCAGGAACGTCTGACCCCGATCAAGCCATATTTGGAGGCGAATTACCGCACTTATCATGGCGTAGCTGACCTTTACACCTACTTTTTTG containing:
- a CDS encoding DMT family transporter gives rise to the protein MQHSFLDRFSPYLLLVLTILFWAGNFNLARAIHADVPPLGLSFWRWAVAALILLPFAWGSMRAALPLARKHWRLVLALAVLGIAGFNSLVYVGLQTTTATNGVLLQSVTPITMILLAGLVLHEKSTLAQWAGIGVSLVGVSVIITKADWQVLQQLAFNRGDMWIVLATLDWSLYTVLLRKLPQGLKGMPILGFSITLGALAILPLYVYESVTFQTMPVTAVSLASIAYVAVFPSLLSYMFWNHATQKLGVNRTGQFSHLMPVFGILLATLLLGEHLQLYHALGMLLVAAGLVLTNKTTGR
- a CDS encoding Eco57I restriction-modification methylase domain-containing protein, giving the protein MSNNQRLFHPRSLSKALAANNPLKDEQIPPAARKVLEEWHAMITDGLIYKQNEKKLQPEFFRDLCGAVLGYKSFSQKDKKTGQWTFGAEESSGRGFADFCFGTFSEKNKQRLAPFELKDPRTSNMDIPMLGRKLSTVAQAAQYAENSKGEARWYLVSNCIEIRLYKFPHSNYIYESWQIVDLIKPEEYARFVLLLGAKNLLSGATEKLFEQSQQAEKDITNALYADYREIRVKLINGMKRENGRFSRQSMVARAQTLLDRVLFIAFAEDRGLLPANTLATYILAKDSLMSGWERLKLLFKSVNDGNPKRDIPRYNGDLFKPDTELEALNISDGLLHELQRLWVYDFDSDVNVTILGHIFEQSIADLDQIYESLDEQTDLELTQQKHGTSGKRKQDGVVYTPDFITAWIVEHTLGAYLGKCKAAIAAEADSLTWWAAYRQTLATTRILDPACGSGAFLVAALNYLKLEYQQVNQRLTELGEPSELVSKELNHDILHNNLFGVDINPESVEIARLSLHLATAEKGKPLTSLRENIRQGNSVVEDKTVDKRAFHWFGRFKEFDVILGNPPYVRQERLTPIKPYLEANYRTYHGVADLYTYFFELGLRLLKKGGMLGFISSATFFRTGSGEHLRQFLQVEANLKNVVDFGDLQVFEGVTTYPAILIMEKPSRSRKNPPEQAFRFLKVQSRHVSELAGELKDGVFAEMPQNKLSTDGWRLEDERLQALRAKLTKGKRTLKEAYGSPLYGIKTGLNEAFVIDKTTRDKIVATNPQSLERLKPFLEGKDLKQWRAESRNLYLILFPKGWTREQMRCDIEPIDETTAWNWLKQHHPAICQILEPFAVAGRKRTDKGDFWWELRACAYYDAIEKAKVFYSEFSHSPNFSFDKGNYSNNKCFFVPRGDWFLLGLIRSPAIWFVITGICTFVRGEYYELRTNKMETLPIPDATDEQKTAIATLAENCQALAEQRYALENAFRRRIPDLCPKDRDPKLSQKLQAWWLLDFAAFRDEVKKLFKQEIPLAERNAWEAWFDKDKAVLQDLSCQLAMQEQALNREVYALFGLDAVEVALLETTINKI